The following are encoded together in the Meriones unguiculatus strain TT.TT164.6M chromosome 16, Bangor_MerUng_6.1, whole genome shotgun sequence genome:
- the Rpl31 gene encoding large ribosomal subunit protein eL31 yields MAPAKKGGEKKKGRSAINEVVTREYTINIHKRIHGVGFKKRAPRALKEIRKFAMKEMGTPDVRIDTRLNKAVWAKGIRNVPYRIRVRLSRKRNEDEDSPNKLYTLVTYVPVTTFKNLQTVNVDEN; encoded by the exons ATGGCTCCCGCCAAGAAGGGTGGCGAGAAGAAGAAGGGCCGCTCTGCCATCAACGAGGTGGTGACCCGGGAGTACACCATCAACATCCACAAGCGCATCCATGGCGT GGGCTTCAAGAAGCGTGCTCCCCGGGCACTCAAAGAAATTCGGAAGTTTGCCATGAAAGAGATGGGGACTCCAGATGTGCGCATAGATACAAGGCTCAATAAAGCTGTCTGGGCCAAAGGAATAAG GAATGTTCCGTATCGCATCCGAGTACGTTTGTCCAGAAAACGTAATGAAGATGAGGATTCACCAAACAAGCTCTACACATTGGTAACTTATGTGCCGGTGACCACCTTCAAAA ATCTACAGACGGTCAATGTGGATGAGAACTAA